CCCAGCTCGACACAGGGGTGGATGGAACCTTACAGGGGGTTGGGGATGAGGGGGCTGGTGGGCTGAATTCCCTGCTCTGGAGCCGGGATTCCTGCAGAAGCCACGCCTTAATCAGGAGGGCGGTTCCCAGGGAAGAGTCCCACCCGCGGAGAGAAGCCCCGCCCCATTGGAGCCTGGTCCCAGAGAAGCCCCACCCACAGGAAGGAGCCTATGCAGGCCACGCCCACTCAGAGCCACCGCCACCGTGGAAGGGGCCTCGCCCTGGTCAGGAGAAGCTCTGCCCCATCCAGGAAGAAGCCCCATCCACCATGAAACCCCACTCCTAAGGAGGAGCTCCGCCCTCAGGGAGGAGCCTACCCCAGAGCCCTGCCCCATCCTAGAGCCCCGCCTCCTTCAGGAGGAGCCCCACCTGCAGGTAGAAGCCTACCTAGTGCCCCACCCACCCAGAGCCACGCCCTCACTGGGAGGGGCCTCGCCCCCGCAGGAGAAGCCCTGTCCCACCCAGGAGAAGCCCCGCCCACCCTGTAGCCCCGCCTCTGTCCAGGGGGGCTCCGTCCCCAGGGAGAAGCCTACGCAGAGCCCCTCCCCATCCTGGAGCTCCGCCTCATTCAGGAGGAGCCCAGCCGCCAGAGGGGAGACACTGGCTCCAGGGAGGAGCCACGCCTTCAGGTAGGAGTTCTGCCCCCAGGTAGGAGCCCCACCCCCAGGGAAGAGTCCCGCCCCCAGGGAGGAGTACTGCCCCGTTTAGGTGGGAGTCCTGCTCCACCCAGGGAAAAGCCCACCCCCAGGCAGGGCCCGCCCCGTCCGGGGGGAGCCGCGGCCGGTGCCTACTTGCAGGTGTGCACGTCGTAGATGCGCGTGCACTCCTGGCAGCTGACGTAGCAGCACCAGTGGAACACGCAGCGGCACTTCTCCCGGCGCCGCTCGGCTCGCGCGTTGTGGCCGCGGCCGCAGCACAGCAGGTCGCAGCCGTCGATGCCGTGCGAGCTGACGTTGCAGGTGCGGTCGCGCGTGCCGAAGGAGCCCGTCTCGGGGTTGGGCTCGCAGAAGTTGGGCGAGGCCTCGTAGTAGACCAGGTCGCGCTCCGTGGGCACCTTGAAGTAGGTGTAGCGCGGCCGCAGGGTCTCCACCCAGCCGCGGGACTCCCGGTGCTTCTCCACCACCATCTCCGAGGCGCTGTCGTACTTGTCCTTGAGGAAGTCACCGATGGCGCGGAAGTCGGGTTGCGACCACCAGCATGTCTTCACCTCGCAGCTGCCCGACAGCCCGTGGCACTTGCACTTGAGGTGCATGTGGCTGGCGATGGCCTGCGGGGCACGCGCAGGAGCCAGCGTCAGGGCGGCCCCCTGGTGCGTCTCCCCGAGGAAACAGCATTACATGTCGCCTGCAGCCCGCCTGCTCCATAAAGCCCCCGGGCAGAGGGGGCAGACTCCCAAACAGGGCCCCAGGGCCACCCCCTTCCTATGGTGCAGATACTGGTGCCTGCTCCCTTGCCAGACCCAAGCCTTCCCAGGTCAGGGCTTGGGGGGCTCCCCTCTCCCCGTCTCCTAGCTGAGTACTTCTACACTGTCTAGCGTGGAGTGAATGAAGGACAGAGCTGCAGCGTGGGGTGCCATACACGAAAAGCCACAGCAGTCAGAGTGCAGGGATGCAGGGGGATAGGCGTTCCTTCTGACCCTGAGGACCCAGGCACGCTGCCCAGAGGTGTATATGGCTGGGTGGAAAGGCAGGAGTCCTGAGCATGAGTAATGAGAGTGGCCCAGGAAGCTGGTCACTGTGTGGGGActgcagaggaagaggaaggcaaTGTCGAGACATAAGGctgttgggggatggggcagGACCTGGCTGAGGAGCAAACGGTTTCCTCTATGGGCAGTGGAGAACTCagcttcttttcccttctttctttgggGAAGGGATAGGGGTGAGCATGAAGGGGCATGTGAACATCAGAACAGTCTAGGTGGCACTGCACTGTGGCAGCCACTGGCCAGACAGGAGCCCGTGAGGCATGGCAGTGCAAATTCAGAAATGCTGTAAGTGCCAACTGCATGCTGGATTCCCAAGACTTAGTGTAAGTAAAGGATGAGAAACAGCTCATTCATAATTTTAATACTGACTACATTATTGAAATGATAGCATGTTGGCTATCCTGAGTTAAATCAAATTTAGTATTAAAATttgtttctggccaggcatggtggctcatgcctgtaatcccagcactttgggaggccagggcgggtggctCACTCGAGGCAAAGCcccgtgtctattaaaaatacaaaaattagccaggcgtggtggcgggaacctgtgatcccagctacttgggaggcagaggcagaattgcttgatccaggagggggaggtagtagtgagcggagattgcaccactgcactccagcctgggctacagggcgagagtccgtctcaaaccaaaccaaaccaaaccaaaccaaaccaaacccaaaaccaaaaaaacttgtTTTACCTGTTTACTCtttaaatgtggctactagaaaatttacaaCGATCTTTGTGTCATTTGTGGGACAAATTATAATAATCTGTGAGCCATTTGTGGCTCCCAttctatttctattggacagttcTAATCTAAGGCTTCAACTGGGCTCTGGGTCCCAATCCTGCCTCCTCCTCGTCCCCTTCGGGCTCTTTCTTGAACTCCTCCCTCTGATATTGACTGCTTCCTATGGGCATCTGTAGAGTAACATATCCTCCACCCTGCCCAGTCTAGTTTATCTAATatccattttatttcctcttttgttttagttttatattgGATCAAAGTTATATAGGTGCATACTTTAAGGAGTCCAACAGTTTCCAAGACCCGTTTAGATAAACAGGAATTCTGGTGCTACATGCAGCCCCTTGCAATGTCTACAACTCTATTAACACACTTGTCTTGACACCTCTTGATTTTTCAGCATTAGGCATTATTTATTGGCCTCTCGCCATGGTGGGTGGCAGTTAGTTTTCTCTCCTTACTCCACCACACTGATGCACACTTCCCAACCACCAACCCCTCCTGCCCTAAAAACTAGCTTAATTTCATATCAATATTCACTGCTGGTGGTATTGGGACTACTTTAAGTGTCATATAttatgatgactttttttttcctaaatgactTTTTGTAGTTGGTGTTATCAATGTACCTGTAACTGATTCAGCCTCAAATTCTCCCTTACTTATCTAAATATTCTCTTCAAGATGTCCAAACACATCAGCTATTCtatcaatttcattttcttgcagatttttttttcccagaaaaggccttgtaaattttttgaaatGTCCATGTCTAAAAACAATCTTTTCTACTATCCCATTTAATTGATAGTTTTGCTGGGAAGTGAATTCTTGGcttaaaatcatttttacatCTTGGAGTTCGAAAAGTATTATTACTGTTTTCTTCTAGCTTTCATTATTGCTCCCAAAATGTCTGGTACTATTTTGATTCCTGATCCTGAAGCCCATACATTCTCCTTGGCAGCTTGGAGGGCTGTTCTATGTAGTAGGCTCTGAACTTCACAACAATGTGTCTTGCAGtagatctttttcttctgttgttcTCGTCACTTAGTGGGCCTGTTTGATCTGAAACCTGTGCTCCACAGTTCTGAGGAAGcttcctgccttctttctttgCTGACTGCCTCCTCTTTTTGTTTGTCATTGTCTTTCTTGGACAGATCCTCCAAATCTTCTCCTTGCtcttatttttaatctctttgtctttttttttctgtcttgtggGAGGGTGTCTCAACTATCTTTCAATTTGAGGATTTTGCTTCtgttatcatatttttaatttctaagagctCTTTTGTAACCTGAGTGTTTAAAATTACCATCCTGTTCCAATTTCATGGATATAGTGTTTTATCTTTTGGGGATATTAATGATCATCCTTTGAAGTTTCATCTCTCTTTACAATGTCTCTTTCCCGTAAATTTTGttggagtttgtttgttttggactTTGCCATTATTGTTGTTAGAGTCCTTCCTCAGAGGTCTGATGATCCTTGGCTGTCTGCTCGTATTTAAAAATGGGACACTAAAAATCTTATTGGAAGTTCCTGTATATGGGAGAGACTTGTCAACTTTGGTCCTCTCTATAGAGTGATCTAGCTGCATCGGTTTATTGGGACCTTCCACAAGTCACTATCTTGAAGTCTCCTCTTTTGAGTTGGTCAGAGTCCCCAGAGCAGAATCTTCCATCCTCTTGCCTGGAGGATAACTAGGGTTCACAGCTAGCATTAGGAAatcaggaggagagagaaaggcatGAACTTCCATATGTAGAGAGAAAATTTTCACTTTGAAAGGTTCACTCTGAGATGCGCTTGGCGTCCCTCAGATCAGACACCTGTGCTTTGCAGAAAACAAACCTCCAGGCTTCAGCCACAGGGAAAGGAGAGGCTGCTGCCTGGCTACAAAGAGTTGGGTAGTGGAGTGAGTGGGCTATAAAGTACTCTGAAAATTGTCTTTCAACCAATCTTCCTGTTTTCAGCACCATATTTATCTCAAATTCTCAAGATATCAGACACTAGGAATTCCTAGACTGGTTCTCAAATTTCTTCTCTACTGGCTTAAGACTCAGTTTTCTTGAGTCTGCTTGAGTATTCATCTATCTGCTTTTAGCTTTCAAAGTTTTGTTACCAttgtttcctctttattttctgtattctcaTGAGTATCCAtctctatctattcatccatctatctaatctatttatccatccatcctatCTATATTAGCATCTATATCTATGTATAATCTCTATGCACcatttatatctatttatatctatcatctatatctacTATTACCTGTCTCTActtatatctatttatattttatttatatttatctctacatatctatttattttaaaattaatttattgttattttagtggGTTCCAGGAGAGTGCAGACGTAAGTGTTCAGCTTCTCATCTTTAACTGGAAgtccttattttttcttcagttctgcaatttctatgtaattattttccaaatctattgtgtatgtatatatttgttgttgttgtttgtttgtttgtttgttttggggatggagtttcgctcttgttgcccaggctggagtgtaatggtgtactcttggctcactgcaacctccgcctcctggattcaagtgattctcctggctcagcctcccaagtagctgggattacaggcatgcactaccacacccggctaattttgtatttttagtagagacggggattctccatgttggtcaggctagtctcgaactcctgacctcaggtggtccacccgccttggcctccaaaagtgctgggatcacaggtgtgagccaccgtgcccggcctattatattatttttatagtttctagtTTCCTGATGCAATGTTCACACTTGTGTTTTAGCTCTGTGAACCTAAGTAAGCATTTTTCCCCTCAGAGTCTGTGTCTAATAATTCCAGTATCTGAATTCCCTGTGtacttgtttgtgtgtgttttttttttttttctgattaaactCATTGTGTCATCAGATCATGTGATAGATTATCTTTGATTGTGTGCTGGACatggtgttttcttttcttttcttttttttttttttgagatggagtctcgcctgtcgcccaggctggagtgcagtggtgtgatcttggctcactgcaaactgtgcctcctgggttcacaccattctcctgcctcagcctcccgagtagctgggactacaggcacctgccaccacgcccggctaattttttttggtattttttagtagagacggggtttcaccatattagccaggatggttttgatctcctgacctcatgatccgcccacctcggcctcccaaagtgctgggattataggcgtgagccaccacgcccagccgacattgtgttttctaaaaaattattatagaaaCATTTATAGGCTTAGAGGAGGGATATCATCCTTCTCCAAAGAGGATTTCGTCTGCTTTTTCCAGGTGTATGGGAGTACCAGCAATTTGGGATTACCTTAATCCAAGTTCAGGTTTTGAGAGATTTCTAGTCTGCCCATGTGCACAGGACAAGACTACTTCTGGCTTGGCTTTGCTCTTCAGGGTCACAGCCTACACTGAGGAAGGATTTACCAGAGATTGCACCCTTGATGGGCCCCTTAGCTCTGTGAGTCTGCTGGAAATGCAGTGCAACCTCTGTAGTCTCTTCCAGGTCAGCAAATGGCCTCTAGACAAAAGCTACCCCAGGTACCAGGCTTGGGATCTTCTCTTGGATCAGGGGCTGCTAATTCCTCACTAGATGGTCAGTTATTTGacacttaaaaatcattttatggaAGTATAATAGACATACAAAAAATATGTGTCATAAgtgcaaaatatacaaaattttacaaattacCTGCCCCAGAACACCGGTGTCTCAGACACCCccatcctcctctctctctttccaggaCATAGGTTCTCACAGCATTTTCTTGATGACTCATAACATTGAGCACCTTTGGTATAGGTATtggaatttctgtattttctttcataacatggcttttaattttttggccAATTTTCCCATTGGTTTGTctatctttttcttcttagtcTGCAGAGTTCTTTTCCTACTGTAGCTTCTCTACATTTGCTGCATATGTgagtgtggatggatggatgtgaaTGGTGTCCTCTATGGGTTGCCTTTTCAGTCCCATAGTGGTGTCTTTTTATGGATGAAAGTTCTTTATTTGAGTATAGTCTATGTTATTCCACTTCTCTTTCAATGTGAGTGATTTCTGGACTATTTAAGACACCATTGCCTTTTCTAAGGTCACAAagatattctatattttcttgaaaagttttattgttttacctTTCCCACTGAGATTTGTAATTGATTTTTACGGATGGTGTGAGGTAGCAAGCCagggttattttttttccatgttgctATCTGTCTTAGTCAATGCTGTATTGCTACAACGTAACACTTAAGACTGAGTAATTgataaatgtattctttcatggtttgggaggctgggaaatctaagatcaaggtgctgacagGTTAGGGCTTGGTTTATCTGCTTCCAAGAGGGCACCCTGAATGAATGCCGCATCCTCCAGAAGGGAGGAACATCATGTCCTCATATGGCAGGAAggtaatagagagagagagaccctcttCTGCAAGCCCTTTTACAGCAGCATTGGTCCCTTCATGAGGGCAAGGCCCTCACGACCTAAACACCTCTTGTTAGGTGCCACCTCTCCagactgttgcactggggatcaAGCTTACAAGATACgaattttgggagacacattcagaccatagcaccacCCAGTTGActgagcaccatttattgaaaagcccATTTCTCCCATGGCACTGCACTGCCTCATCTATCATGAATCGGGTAATTATGGGGACTCCACACTTTTAACAGGGTGCTTTTTATAGTTCATCCTGCATCTGAAGTTGTCTTCTGCAGGAAGATTAGTCTGAGTTATCTAGTTCCTCACTGTTAAAAGGTGAATATCCCCTGTTCACTCTTCGCCCCTCTGTGGTCCCCTGATTCTACAGCCAAGGTCAGCTGCCATCTTCATGTTGCTAAATCCCGTGGACGCCACTTGGTCCTTACACCCGTCACTGCCCATCAGCCATCTTTCATCCCTTGGTCATCCACTGATCTTCTGACCACGTCCTTTCTAGCaagctgctgtggtctgaatgttagtGTTCCTCAAAAATTCATGGGTTAAAATCTTTAccctcggctgggcacggtggctcacacctgtaatcacagcactttgggaggccaaggtgggtggatcacttgaggccaaaagctcaagaccagcctggccaacatggtgaaaccctatctccactaaaaatacaaaaattagccaggtgtggtggcatgcgcttatagtcccagctactcagtaggctgaggtaggagaatcgcttgaacccgggacgtggaggctacagtgagctaagatggtgccactgtatccagtgagactctgtgtccccacccccccaaaaagaaATCTTTACCCTGAAGGTGACGGcattaagaggtagggcctttagaAGGTGATCAAGTcaagtcatgagggtggagcatCATGAATGGGATTCGTgcctgatacggtttggatctgtgtcccctccaaatttcatgttgaagtgtaatccccagtgttgggcgtgggacctggtaggaggtgtttgggttatggggcagatccctcatgaatggcttggtgctgtcctcatgatagtgagtgagttcacacaagatctgtGCATGGCGACCTCTCCCCCACTCTGTCTTCCTTGCTCCTGCTATGGCCCATGTGACGTGCCTGCTACCACTCCACTTCTGCCATGTGTAGaatctccctgaggcctcccaagaagctgagcagatgctttTACCAAGCTTGTGCAGCCTGCAGatccgtgagccaattaaacctctgttcttcataaattacccagtctcaggtagcaatgcaagaatggcctaaaaCAATGCCCTTATAAAAGTAACCCCAGAGAGATCCACACcctgggtgaggacacagaaggCATCATCCATGAGGAGCAGCCCTCACCGGACATGGAATCTGCTAGCACCacgaccttggacttcccagtctccagaactgtgagtacTAAACTCCCATTGTTTATACATtatccagtctaaggtattttgttgtagcagcacaGACAGAATAAGACACAGGCTCACGAAGCTTTACACGGCTTGGTCTGGGTTGGCCTCTCCACATCAAGATACTGTTTGTTCCATTACACTCTGTACTCTGCCCAGACCAAGTCACTTGTTGTCTTTCACCTCCAGGCTGCCTGGGAGGCTCTCCCAGCCTCCGTCCCCCTAAATTACTGCCAGCTGTCCTTGACATCGGGTCACCTTGTGTGCCTGCATTTCCTCATTGCAGAATTCCTCCCTGTCTCTGTGGCTGCCTGGCTGTCTCCCTCCCTGGGCTCTGCAGGGGCTCCTGTTGACCAGGCCTTTGCCTCATCCCTCCTTCTTGGCTACCCCAGTTCACAGGTGGGCTCGCCATCCCCAGGAGCACACTGGATGCTGTGGTGCAGCTGGATGGTGCTAAGCTTCGCACACCCCAGGCAGGGGTCGAGAAGACCCTCAGCCTGGCCACCATCCTGCCTCACCGGGCCATATGCCGCAAAGAACCAGGGCACACACCCTGCTGAGGAGGCTCCTTTTTCCCAAGCACCCTTGCGGGCGGCGAACCTACCTGGCGCCCAGCCTCGTTGTTGTGGCGGTTCATGGCTGAGCGGGCATCTGGCCGGTTCTCCCGGGCGTCGGCGAACTCCCGAGACACCATCCCACCAAACTCGATGTCCTCGCTACAGCCACCCCACTTCCAGCCCTTGCCTGGTGAGCCCTGGTGGCGGCTGCTGCAGCCACAGATGGCGGCCGTGCCTTCTGCACATGAGCGTGTCACCGCAAAGGCCACACCGGCTGAGGCAATGGCGTGGACAAAGGCTGACTCCCTGGTAGCTGTAGAGAGAGGAGAGATGCAGGGTTAACAGGGCTCAGCTCAAAGGACAGCCTTGGGCAGGTCAGGGGTCTTAGCCcatttgcattgttataaaggaaCTCGTGAGGTTGGGTGGTGTATAAGGCAAAGAGGCTTACTTGGTTCACGGATCTACAGGCTACACAGAAGCATGGCTCCAGCAACTGCCTCTGGCAAGGGCCTCAGGCTGTTTCCACTTGTGGCAGAAGGGAAAGGGGGGTAAAGGGGAACCAGTGTGTGCAAGAAATTACATGGTGACAGAAGCCAGAGAGAGGGGAGGTTggtaccaggctctttttaacaatcaactttggctaggtacagtggctcatgcctgtaatcccagcactttgagaggcacagtaggaggactgcttgagaccaggacaGCCTTttcaacatagcaggaccccctctctacaaaaactaaaaatattaactGGGTgtggccctagctacttgggaggctgaggcgggagaaccacttgagcccaggaagtcgaggctgcagtgagccaggatagcaccactgcactccagccctgtctcaaaaaacatacaGCTGgcaaggtggcttacacctgtaatcccagccctttgggaggcagaggtgggaggattgcttgagccccagagtttgagaccagccttggcaatgtagcaagaccccatctctacaaaaaaatttaaaaattagcaaggtgcagtggtgtgcacctgtagtcccagctattcaggaagcggaggtgggaggattgctagagcccaggagtttgaggctgcagtgagctatgatcacactccagcctgggtgatagagcaagaccctgtcttttaaaaaaaggcaCAAGGAAGGCCAGCATGCACCTGGAAAGATGGTCGACATCACCCATCCTGGGGATGTGCAAATCAAAAAACCCAATGAGGAGCCACCTCACACCTACGGGGATGGCTGCAAAGAGTCAAAGAgtagcaagtgttggcaaggatgtggagaaatcagaccCCGAC
This portion of the Pongo abelii isolate AG06213 chromosome 1, NHGRI_mPonAbe1-v2.0_pri, whole genome shotgun sequence genome encodes:
- the WNT3A gene encoding protein Wnt-3a, with the protein product MAPLGYFLLLCSLKQALGSYPIWWSLAVGPQYSSLGSQPILCASIPGLVPKQLRFCRNYVEIMPSVAEGIKIGIQECQHQFRGRRWNCTTVHDSLAIFGPVLDKATRESAFVHAIASAGVAFAVTRSCAEGTAAICGCSSRHQGSPGKGWKWGGCSEDIEFGGMVSREFADARENRPDARSAMNRHNNEAGRQAIASHMHLKCKCHGLSGSCEVKTCWWSQPDFRAIGDFLKDKYDSASEMVVEKHRESRGWVETLRPRYTYFKVPTERDLVYYEASPNFCEPNPETGSFGTRDRTCNVSSHGIDGCDLLCCGRGHNARAERRREKCRCVFHWCCYVSCQECTRIYDVHTCK